ATATCACCTGACACGTAAGAATGCGGGAGATAGCACACCGCCACCTTCATAAACTCCGGGATGTGATAGCCGGTGAATAATTGGTACTGTAACACTGCGGCAGTTTTCCAATCCTGCGTCATTTCCTCATTTTTTCGCGCCAATTCATCGGTTTTTTCCCGCAATTGGTCGGACTGTCGTTTGAGTCTGACATGGTTGCGCACCCGGGTTCTGATGATGGGCAAACTGAAGGGTTTGGTGATATAATCCACGGCACCCAGATTCAACCCTTCCTCTTCATCGACAGGATTTGACTTTGCCGTGATAAAGATCACCTGAATATCCCGGCTCTCCGGCTGTTGTTTGATTCGGCGGCACACCTCGAAGCCGTCCAGTTCGGGCATCATGATGTCCAGTAGAACGAGCACAGGTTTATCCTTACGGATGATGTCCAGTGCGATCAGACCATTGGTCGCGACCTTGATGCGATATTCAGCTTTAAGCGCTTCGGACAGCACCGTCAGATTAGTGGGTGTATCATCCACTATCAGAATGACAGGGAGAGTTTCGTTTTGATGATTCATACAGGTTCATCCAGCAGGGGATGTCCTTTCGGGCACCGGATCGCTTTAATAAGGCTCAGCGCCTTGGGATAGTCAAAATTGGTCACATAATGGTTTAACACATCCAGATCATTGCGCACGTCCTGACATCGGATGCATTTTTTCAAAGTGGCGATTGTCGCATCAGGGATCAAATCATGATTTTCCAACAGCGAATACAATTGCCGCATCAGGCCCTTGAAGTCCTCCCATCGGCAAACGTCACACTCCAAAACCGATTCCAACTGAAAATCGTTGGCGGGAAGCATCGCAAGGGAAGACAGCACCTGTTCCAATTCATGCTCAAATAATTCAAGTCCGGTAATGGCAGCCTCTTTTTCGATCTCCTGTTCAAGTGCCGTGGCGGCCGCATGAAGTCCCACTGCTCCGATGCCTGCGGCCCCGCCCCTGATTTTGTGCGCCAAAGCTCTCGCCTTATCCCTCTGCCCGGCCTGAAGGAACTGGCGCAATTCATCATCCGCATCAGCAAATATTCCGGCAAATTGACGCATGACCCTGATAAGTAACGCGGGGTTCCCACCGACCAAAGCCAGAGACTCGCTGAGTACAAAACCGGGCAATTCGGCCGGAAGGGCAGTACCCTCTACCGCTGAGGAACTACGTTTCACTGTGTCATTTTGATCTGGATGCAGTCCGTTTTTGATCCACTTTGCCAGGATTGTCATCAGATCTGTAGGCATGATCGGTTTAGACACATGATCGTTCATTCCGGCAGTAAGGCAGGCTTCCCTGCCACGATCACTCGCCGCGGCCGTCATGGCGATAATGGGTAAATCAGCCAGTTCTGGGTTTTTCCGAATTTCACGGGTTGCCGTCAAACCATCCATCAACGGCATCTGCAAATCCATCATTACCGCATCGAAACGCTCCTGCGACAAGAGCGCCAGTCCCTGCTGTCCATTATAGGCAATCGCCACACAACATCCCGCACGCTCCAATATTTCCTGTGCAACCTGGATATTGACGGGATTGTCTTCAACCAGCAGGATTCGGGCACCACGGAGACTGGCCACGAGTTTGTCGGATTCGATAAACTCAGGAGACGCGGATTCCTGTGAATAGCGCTCACTCAAGCCGGTGTTGAGCTCAGGTAGGGCAAAACGTAACGTAAAGCTGAAGATGCTTCCTTTGCCGGGTTCGCTTTCCACAGAAATCGTACCGCCCATCATTTCAACCAGTCGTTGACTGATGGTCAATCCAAGTCCGGTACCGCCGAAGCGCCTGGTAATGGACCTGTCAGCCTGAGTGAATGGTTTGAACAAGAGAGTGAGTTGCTCGCTGGCTATGCCGATACCGGTATCTTGAACCGAGAAACGCAGTATCGTAAACCCCGCCCCTGACTCAAGCTGATCGACCTTGACATGAATTTCACCAGAGTCCGTGAATTTCACAGCGTTACCAACCAGGTTGTTCAGCACTTGTCCCAGGCGCAATCCATCTCCCACCAGCGTCACAGGGACATTGACCGGGACATTAAAAAACAGCTCAAGCCCTTTCTCTTCGTTATGGGCACTGAACAGATCCGACACATTTTTCAGCAGGTTTTGCAGATTAAACGTTTGGATATCCAGTTCCATAAGGCCCGATTCCACTTTGGAAAAATCAAGAATGTCGTTGATGATGGAGAGCAAGGCACTGGCTGACGTGTGTATCTTGGTCAAATAATCCTGCAATTTGGGAGATAGATTCTGGTTTAAAGCCAAATGGGACAGACCGATTATGGCATTCATCGGAGTGCGAATTTCGTGGCTCATGTTGGAAATAAATTCTGATTTGATCCGGTTGGCCTCTTCCGCTTCAAGGGTGCGCTGTTTGAGTTGTTCGTTCCCTTCACGCAAGGCCTGTTCTGCGAATTTTCGCTGTGAAATATCGTTGAAACTGCCAAAATAATTGACAATCCTGCCCTCTGCATCGCAAATCGCAGTGATCACCAGCCAAACCGGGAACACTTGCCCGTTCTTGTGCCTGTTCCAGACTTCGCCCTGCCAGATTCCTTTTCCAGCCAAAGCCTCCCACATTTGCTTGTAAAC
This genomic interval from SAR324 cluster bacterium contains the following:
- a CDS encoding response regulator; translated protein: MNHQNETLPVILIVDDTPTNLTVLSEALKAEYRIKVATNGLIALDIIRKDKPVLVLLDIMMPELDGFEVCRRIKQQPESRDIQVIFITAKSNPVDEEEGLNLGAVDYITKPFSLPIIRTRVRNHVRLKRQSDQLREKTDELARKNEEMTQDWKTAAVLQYQLFTGYHIPEFMKVAVCYLPHSYVSGDMFKIYTDASGLFSMFLGDSTGHGISAALTTIMADVLLTQKANATPKEVMVYINDELNAHLPSDRFMTAVLLKIRKDGLLTLANAGHPPI
- a CDS encoding response regulator, with the translated sequence MRKISFKSLQSQLCLMFLLLMLLPASLIGWGAFGFAIDVIKSERIKAVGRVADARHEQMSMVFQRAIERAEGMLDDLQRTCGALIHDSVCVHNELTSFIQSEGALGVTLNGSGTPMTVGESAVVGKIPTFRAGQLAQFTKYEPGLGRRYFIETEESSEKLRLAVTYSVKVIQSVFIEHPDLGNSGENFLADEQGFFITASRYPSAQGHSQPITATPMRRCLTPENAETIDLDYRNVLIIHGFRFVPEIGGGCIMAHIDQAEAFGTLTMLRYRFYAFLLFFISLTVTVALFLARRLTRPIRQLTLVTHDIATGDHSVRAVPTGYSEVVELATAFNAMTDQLIASNTSLERRVRERTESLSLMSSVFQRSVEGICITDADNNILAINQSFTTLTGYEEADVLGHNPRLLNAGTTPREVYKQMWEALAGKGIWQGEVWNRHKNGQVFPVWLVITAICDAEGRIVNYFGSFNDISQRKFAEQALREGNEQLKQRTLEAEEANRIKSEFISNMSHEIRTPMNAIIGLSHLALNQNLSPKLQDYLTKIHTSASALLSIINDILDFSKVESGLMELDIQTFNLQNLLKNVSDLFSAHNEEKGLELFFNVPVNVPVTLVGDGLRLGQVLNNLVGNAVKFTDSGEIHVKVDQLESGAGFTILRFSVQDTGIGIASEQLTLLFKPFTQADRSITRRFGGTGLGLTISQRLVEMMGGTISVESEPGKGSIFSFTLRFALPELNTGLSERYSQESASPEFIESDKLVASLRGARILLVEDNPVNIQVAQEILERAGCCVAIAYNGQQGLALLSQERFDAVMMDLQMPLMDGLTATREIRKNPELADLPIIAMTAAASDRGREACLTAGMNDHVSKPIMPTDLMTILAKWIKNGLHPDQNDTVKRSSSAVEGTALPAELPGFVLSESLALVGGNPALLIRVMRQFAGIFADADDELRQFLQAGQRDKARALAHKIRGGAAGIGAVGLHAAATALEQEIEKEAAITGLELFEHELEQVLSSLAMLPANDFQLESVLECDVCRWEDFKGLMRQLYSLLENHDLIPDATIATLKKCIRCQDVRNDLDVLNHYVTNFDYPKALSLIKAIRCPKGHPLLDEPV